In Myxococcales bacterium, the DNA window TGAGCTCGCCTATCAGCGCGTGATCTTGAGCCGATAGAGGGAGTTCTGCCGACCGCCCGAGACGAACGGGGACACCATGAAGAAGGCGTTGTCCCCTTCGATCGCGCCGGCCTCGACGGGCCCCGGGATCTCGCACGCGACCTTGCGCGCCGATCCTCCGCCGACAGGCAACGCCAACATCGGCTGTTTCTGCGCGCGGAACGCGACGAGGACCTCCGTACCGAACACCCCGAGCGCCCAGGGCGCTTGCGCGTTCTGGTAGTCGAGCGCGTTGACGAGCTTGAGCGGATTGGCGAAGGCAAGATCGTACTTGGAGAGCGCAAGCGCCTCGCCGCAGTAGAACGCGTCGGACGTGATGGTGAGCCCGCCCCCGAAACACGTGCGGTCGGTGACCTTCGTCGGAGCGACCCCGGTCGCGTCCACGGGGACCCGGTAGAGCGCGCCGGCGCCCTGCGTGGCGTAGAAGTACACGAACCCACCGAAGAGCTGCGCTTGCCCGAACTGGAGGCTCGGGAGCGAGGTCATCACGGTCGACGCCCCACTAGCCTTGTCGACACGCACGATATCGAACTCGCCGTCCTTGCCCGGCGTGACGACGTACACCGATGCCGCGTCGGCGCCCGCGACGTACGAGACCACACCGTCGAACGTACCCGTGCCGATCGGGGTGGCGGCGGCGTCGTTCAGGCCTCTCCGATAGAGCTTTCCGGCCTTGGACGCCTCGGCGTATGCAAACTCGAAGAAGTAGACGTCGTTCTGAACGACACGCCACGCCCCGAGGCCCACGGTGGGAGCGGGCGTGTGGAAGGCCACGGGCGCGCCGCCCGCCTTGGGAATGCGTAGGAGCGCGCCCGTCTTCGGAAAGAAGCTGTTGCCCGTGTCGGCGCCGCTCGTCGGGCTGCCGACGACGATCGCGTCGGACGTGAGGCCCATGCCGAGCCCTGGGCCGACGGGGAGCTCGGCGAGCAGCGCCTTCTCGGGCAGCCCCACGCAGTCGTTTGCGCCACCGTCGGGAAGCGTCCCCCCCTCGGAGACGACGGCGCCGTCGGGGGCCGAGGCGTCGGGGCTACCCCCTCCACCCCCTTCGCTCGAGCAGGCGAAGACCACCGGGACGATTGCAAGAGCTACGAAAAGAGCTTTCTTTTCCGTCATGTGGAGAGCGTAGCCGCGATCGGCTCGAGCGCACGTCGTCCGTTCGGGCGACGCTCGCGCGCGACTCCGTTCCTCACCTCAGTCTTCGAGCACTCCGAAGGTCCAGCTCTCGCCGGGCTCGCGCACGACCACGACCTGCGACTCGACCCTTCGGAGCAAGTCGGGCGCGAAGGTGCCGGCCATGGGGCGCACCCCGACCGCGACCGATTTCTCCCACTCCCACACACGCGCTTCGGCCACACCCTCGATGGCGTAGACCACCTCGAGGATGCGGCGGAGGCGGGGCGGGAGGCGCTCTTTCGTCTCGGCGGCGTCGGTCATGTTCACTTCAAGCCGTCGAGGATGGCCTGGGTGACCTGCGCGGCCTCGTAGGTCTTCTCGCCTTCGTGGTCTTGCGTGAACTTGGTGACACGCGCGGGGTCGACGGGCACGAGATCGGGGCCCATTGGACCGATGACCGAGCTGCCCGCCACGAAGCGGAGCTCGGACGCGTCGTGCCACTTCTTGTCGTAGTAGTCCTGCATGCGGAGCTTCCCCTTCTTGCCGCCGAGGCTCGCCGCGAAGGCGCAGCGGGGGGCGTCGAAGGTGAGCTTCTGACCATCGTCGGAGACGATCTCGGCGAGCCAGGGGCTCTCGGGCTTGAGCTTCATGCCGCAGTGCGAGCACCGGCCCGCAGCCTGCGGCGGC includes these proteins:
- a CDS encoding nitrous oxide reductase accessory protein NosL, with the protein product MRNSLSRRSFFALPAALFVVSACKKDPGAPPPPQAAGRCSHCGMKLKPESPWLAEIVSDDGQKLTFDAPRCAFAASLGGKKGKLRMQDYYDKKWHDASELRFVAGSSVIGPMGPDLVPVDPARVTKFTQDHEGEKTYEAAQVTQAILDGLK